The sequence below is a genomic window from Aquisphaera giovannonii.
ATGCGGAGCGTTGCGGTAACCAATGCGAAAGGGGGCGTGGGCAAGAGCACGACGGCGATCAACATGGCCGCCGCGCTCGCGGAGCTCGACCGCCGGACGCTCCTGATCGACGCGGACCCGTCCGGCAACGCGGCCCTCGGATACTTCGCCCGCGGCACGCCGTCCGCCGGCCTGGCCGACGCGCTGCTCGACGGCGCGAGGCTGGACGAGGTGGCGGTGGCCTCCGAGTTCCCGGGGCTGGACGTCGTCCCGCCCGGCGATCGGCTGGGCGCCTGCTCCGACCAGATGGGATCCACGCAGGGGCTCGGCCAGGGGCGCGAGTTCCGGGTCCGCCGGCTGCTCAAGGGCCTGGCCGGCTACGACGCCGTCGTCGTCGACACCAGCCCGGTCCTCACGCCGCTGAACGTGGCGATCCTCTACGCGGTGGCCGACATCCTCATCCCGATCGACCCCTGCGTCGCCGCGCTCGCGGGCGTCCGGGCCCTGGAGGATCTCGTCCGCACGGTGAGCGAGTTCCGCCTCGAGTTCACCGACGCCGGGCCGCTGACCATCGCCGGCGTCCTGATCACGAGGGCGGACCGGACGCTGGTCTCCAAGCAGATCGAGGCCGAGGTGCGGGCCTACTTCGGCGGGCTCGTCTATCCCCGGGTGGTGCCCGCGTCGGTCAAGTTCCGCGAGGCCTACGCCCGGGGGACGCCGCTGATCCACTACGACCGGTTCAACCCGGGGGCGGCCGCCTACCGCGCCGCGGCCGCCGCCTACCTGGGCGGGGCGGGCGCCGGGCTGGCGTCGCCGGCGGGGGCGGAAGGGCTCGACGATCGCGAGGAGGACGACGGGCGCCTCGACTACCGGGACGCGTCGTGATCGCACGGCCCCGAGGAGCCGGCCGGAGGTGGATGGGGTCGCGGGCGGCGGGCGGCCGCGACGATCGGACGCCGGCGGGGAAGGGTCTCTCAATAAGGAAGCGGTCGGCGGCCGGATCCCCGACGGGACGGCGAGGCCGGGGCAGGGGAGGTAGATGATGAGCAGCCCGACGCGACGCGGGGGGATCCCGGGCCCGGAGAGCCGGACCGGGCTGACGCGGCCGAGCATGACCGAGGCCGAATTCGAACGCCGGCTCAGCAGCCAGCCGGCGGGCGACGACCCGATTCCGCCGGCGGCGGGCGGTCAGGACCTGGGCGGCGACGGCGCGGCCGGCGAGGCCGACGGGGGGTCGCGCGGCTCCGTGGCCACGGCACGGTCGCGGGCGCCCCGCGCCAAGCCGGCGAAGCCCCGGCGGGTCCAGCGGATGTTCGCGATCGAGGAGGAGGTGGACAAGAAGCTCTGGCTCTACGCGATCCACATGGGCAAGGATCGCTCCGAGGTCGTCAACGACCTGCTGCGCCCGGTCGTCGCCTCGATGGTCCTGTACGACTCGAGGGACCGCCGCGGCCGCAACGCCGAGGTCGCCGCCGACCGGGCCGGGGACGAGCTCCAGAACTAGGGTGACCCGGGGCGGGGGCGATCAGGACGAGGCGCCCGGCTCGGGGAAGAGGAGCGCC
It includes:
- a CDS encoding ParA family protein, which encodes MRSVAVTNAKGGVGKSTTAINMAAALAELDRRTLLIDADPSGNAALGYFARGTPSAGLADALLDGARLDEVAVASEFPGLDVVPPGDRLGACSDQMGSTQGLGQGREFRVRRLLKGLAGYDAVVVDTSPVLTPLNVAILYAVADILIPIDPCVAALAGVRALEDLVRTVSEFRLEFTDAGPLTIAGVLITRADRTLVSKQIEAEVRAYFGGLVYPRVVPASVKFREAYARGTPLIHYDRFNPGAAAYRAAAAAYLGGAGAGLASPAGAEGLDDREEDDGRLDYRDAS